One stretch of Nocardia fluminea DNA includes these proteins:
- a CDS encoding DUF3556 domain-containing protein, translating into MGFKTGDFPPVDTETFLGLPLRERMRTLALHWAEYGFGTPKMIHTVYLVKVLVLYIIGGIAVATATSGTGPFWDVAQWWNQPVVYQKLVLWTVLLEAVGVAGSWGPLAGKFKPMTGGILYFARRGSIRLRPWYRVPFTNGDSRTTFDVVLYLDFLASLVIALVAPGRTTAALLEALPDNTSGLVRPVLLIAPIVLYILCGLRDKTIFLAARGEQYLPALLFFAVLPFTDMIIAAKLLIVIVWVGAGVSKFGKHFTNVVPPMVSNSPAMPFRSLKRAHYRDFPHDIRPSRVASFMAHVGGTAVEVITPIVLLFSPNHWLTLAGVATMVIFHLFITSTFPLAVPLEWNILFAYLTVFLFLGFPNADGYGVFDMSSPWLTVAIAVGLAFFPVLGNLRPDLVSFLPSMRQYAGNWASALWAFAPGAEAKLNTIAHRPADNQVDQLLAMGYPPAVAEITMQQTIAWRSMHSQGRGLFSLLYKHLPDIDRWTVREAEFACNSLIGFNFGDGHLHNLDLIDAVQARVGFAPGEWIVVWVESQPVHKSTQRYMVVDAALGVIERGTWEVADAVEALPWLPDGPIAHTVTWRREDVTDIVAAPRQDVVAPVE; encoded by the coding sequence ATGGGATTCAAGACGGGAGACTTCCCGCCGGTGGACACCGAGACATTCTTGGGTTTGCCGCTGCGCGAACGAATGCGAACACTGGCACTGCACTGGGCGGAATACGGATTCGGTACGCCGAAGATGATCCACACCGTGTATCTGGTGAAAGTGCTCGTGCTCTACATCATCGGCGGCATCGCGGTGGCGACGGCGACCTCGGGCACCGGACCGTTCTGGGATGTGGCGCAGTGGTGGAACCAGCCCGTGGTCTATCAGAAGCTGGTGCTGTGGACGGTGCTGCTCGAAGCCGTCGGCGTCGCGGGCTCCTGGGGGCCGTTGGCGGGCAAGTTCAAGCCGATGACCGGCGGCATCCTGTACTTCGCCCGACGGGGAAGTATCCGATTGCGGCCGTGGTATCGGGTGCCGTTCACCAACGGTGATTCGCGCACCACCTTCGATGTGGTCCTGTACCTGGACTTTCTCGCGTCGCTGGTGATCGCCCTGGTCGCCCCGGGCCGGACCACCGCCGCACTGCTGGAAGCGCTGCCGGACAACACCTCCGGGCTGGTCCGGCCGGTGCTGCTGATCGCGCCGATCGTGCTCTACATCCTGTGCGGGCTGCGCGACAAGACGATCTTCCTGGCGGCTCGCGGCGAGCAGTATCTGCCCGCGCTGCTGTTCTTCGCGGTGTTGCCGTTCACCGACATGATCATCGCGGCCAAGCTGCTGATCGTGATCGTGTGGGTCGGCGCGGGAGTCTCGAAGTTCGGCAAGCACTTCACCAATGTGGTGCCACCGATGGTGTCCAACAGCCCGGCGATGCCGTTCCGCTCGCTCAAACGCGCCCACTACCGCGACTTTCCGCACGATATCCGCCCGTCGCGGGTGGCCTCGTTCATGGCCCATGTCGGTGGTACCGCCGTGGAGGTGATCACCCCGATCGTGCTGCTGTTCTCGCCGAACCACTGGCTGACCCTGGCCGGTGTCGCGACGATGGTCATCTTCCACCTGTTCATCACGTCCACCTTCCCGCTGGCCGTGCCGCTGGAGTGGAACATCCTGTTCGCCTACCTCACCGTGTTCCTGTTCCTCGGCTTCCCGAATGCGGACGGGTACGGCGTCTTCGACATGTCGTCTCCGTGGCTGACGGTGGCGATCGCTGTCGGGCTCGCCTTCTTCCCCGTGCTGGGTAACCTGCGCCCCGACCTGGTGTCGTTCCTGCCGTCCATGCGTCAGTACGCCGGCAACTGGGCCTCGGCGCTGTGGGCCTTCGCGCCGGGTGCCGAGGCGAAGCTCAACACCATCGCGCACCGCCCCGCCGACAACCAGGTCGACCAGCTGCTGGCCATGGGCTACCCGCCCGCGGTCGCCGAGATCACCATGCAGCAGACCATCGCCTGGCGTTCCATGCACAGTCAGGGCCGCGGCCTGTTCTCCCTGCTGTACAAGCACTTGCCCGACATCGATCGCTGGACCGTGCGCGAGGCCGAGTTCGCCTGCAACTCGCTGATCGGCTTCAACTTCGGCGACGGCCACCTGCACAACCTCGACCTGATCGACGCGGTTCAAGCACGGGTCGGGTTCGCTCCGGGAGAATGGATCGTGGTGTGGGTGGAGTCGCAGCCGGTGCACAAGAGCACGCAGCGATACATGGTGGTCGACGCCGCGCTGGGTGTCATCGAACGCGGAACATGGGAGGTGGCCGACGCGGTCGAGGCGCTGCCGTGGCTGCCCGACGGTCCTATCGCGCACACGGTGACCTGGCGACGTGAAGACGTCACCGACATAGTCGCCGCACCGCGCCAGGACGTGGTGGCTCCGGTCGAATAG
- a CDS encoding DUF1206 domain-containing protein, protein MPHNTVSPSSYDNSSSTVAKVAQNSIFERLARAGFVMSGIVHLFIGYIAIRLALGGGGGSADQSGAMAELAAKPGGVLALWIGVVAFSLMALWRLAEAALGSSSEPDSGSKKSEAVDRVKAFSLAVVYLGFAISAFGFARGAGKSSSEQSTGITAAMMRSSVGTIALVAAGLVIIAIGGYHVYKGATQSFLEDLHGSTSKLVRRLGTVGYIAKGLAVAAIGLLVILAVVRSDPSEATGLDGAFKTLGAQPFGATLLIAAGLGIITYGLYSFAMARYTKM, encoded by the coding sequence ATGCCGCACAACACTGTCTCCCCATCGTCGTACGACAACTCGTCCAGCACCGTGGCCAAGGTCGCTCAGAACAGCATCTTCGAACGTTTGGCCCGCGCGGGCTTCGTCATGAGCGGCATCGTGCACCTGTTCATCGGCTACATCGCCATCCGCCTCGCCCTCGGCGGTGGGGGTGGCTCCGCCGACCAATCGGGCGCCATGGCCGAACTGGCCGCCAAGCCGGGCGGTGTCCTCGCGCTCTGGATCGGTGTCGTGGCGTTCTCGCTGATGGCGTTGTGGCGGCTCGCCGAAGCGGCGCTCGGCAGCTCGTCCGAACCCGACTCCGGCAGCAAGAAATCCGAGGCCGTCGATCGCGTCAAGGCATTCTCCTTGGCGGTGGTCTACCTCGGGTTCGCCATCTCCGCATTCGGATTCGCCCGGGGCGCGGGCAAATCCAGTAGCGAGCAGAGTACGGGAATCACCGCTGCGATGATGCGATCGAGCGTGGGCACGATCGCCCTCGTCGCCGCCGGGTTGGTCATCATCGCGATCGGTGGCTATCACGTGTACAAGGGGGCGACTCAGAGCTTCCTCGAAGACTTGCACGGCTCCACGAGCAAGCTGGTCCGCCGGTTGGGCACGGTGGGATACATCGCGAAGGGGTTGGCTGTCGCGGCCATCGGCCTGCTGGTGATACTCGCGGTGGTTCGATCCGATCCCAGCGAAGCAACAGGACTCGACGGGGCGTTCAAAACCCTGGGGGCACAGCCATTCGGAGCGACTCTGTTGATCGCGGCAGGCCTGGGCATCATCACCTACGGCCTCTACAGTTTCGCCATGGCGCGATACACCAAGATGTAG
- a CDS encoding alpha/beta hydrolase has translation MATDNIEHVRIKALAWDLAADIYYPPGFDAGQKYTTIISAHPTGSCKEQTSGDIYATALAQQGFVAIAFDASFQGDSGGEPRLIEDPGFRAEDFSYVIDYLVTQPWVDENRIGVLAICGGGGYAVNATMTERRIKALGTVTGANVGRRMLEVFTEYDPLGALEAMAAQRTAEARGKSEQVNDLLPPSPEAAAQAGLTDIDLVEATEYYKTDRGRKPNGRTSFLFSRQARLVGWDAYTRAEILLTQPLCIVVGDKPGAFGAYRDAFELYQRAASDDKELVVLDGVSHYELYDQPEAVSQALDHLVPFFKKHL, from the coding sequence ATGGCAACCGACAACATCGAGCACGTCCGAATCAAGGCCTTGGCCTGGGACCTCGCGGCCGATATCTACTATCCGCCAGGGTTCGACGCTGGACAGAAATACACCACGATCATCAGCGCGCACCCGACTGGTAGCTGCAAGGAACAGACCTCGGGCGACATCTACGCCACGGCGCTGGCTCAGCAGGGATTCGTCGCGATCGCCTTCGATGCCAGCTTCCAGGGCGACAGTGGCGGTGAACCACGCCTGATCGAGGACCCCGGATTCCGCGCCGAAGACTTCAGCTATGTCATCGACTACCTGGTCACCCAGCCATGGGTCGACGAAAACCGCATCGGTGTACTCGCCATCTGCGGTGGTGGTGGTTACGCGGTGAACGCCACCATGACCGAACGACGCATCAAGGCGCTGGGTACCGTCACCGGCGCCAACGTCGGGCGCCGGATGCTCGAGGTGTTCACCGAGTACGACCCGCTCGGCGCGCTCGAGGCGATGGCCGCGCAGCGCACCGCCGAGGCGCGTGGCAAATCCGAGCAGGTCAACGACCTGCTGCCGCCGTCTCCGGAAGCGGCCGCGCAGGCGGGGCTGACCGATATCGATCTGGTCGAGGCCACTGAGTACTACAAGACCGATCGTGGGCGTAAACCCAACGGCCGCACCAGCTTCCTGTTCTCCCGCCAGGCCCGTCTCGTCGGCTGGGACGCTTACACCCGGGCCGAGATCCTGCTCACCCAGCCACTGTGCATCGTGGTCGGCGACAAGCCCGGCGCGTTCGGCGCCTACCGCGACGCGTTCGAGCTCTACCAGCGTGCCGCCTCCGACGACAAGGAACTCGTCGTCCTGGATGGGGTGTCGCACTACGAGCTCTACGACCAGCCCGAAGCGGTCTCGCAGGCGCTGGACCACCTCGTGCCGTTCTTCAAGAAGCATCTCTGA
- a CDS encoding CsbD family protein has protein sequence MSMSKKIANSVQATKGRMKKSFGRATGNRSLEAEGRVEQAKGNLKQSAAKIKDAFKN, from the coding sequence ATGAGTATGAGCAAGAAGATCGCGAACTCCGTCCAGGCCACCAAGGGCCGGATGAAGAAGTCGTTCGGCCGAGCCACTGGTAACCGGAGCCTCGAGGCCGAAGGCCGGGTCGAACAAGCCAAGGGCAACCTGAAACAGTCCGCCGCCAAGATCAAAGACGCTTTCAAGAACTAG
- a CDS encoding SDR family oxidoreductase — MARIKLEPLAQQVVVVAGGSSGIGRETAIRLAAAGAEVVVAARNENGLATLVRQIEDAGGKAVYAVCDVSDRAQVEAVAELAVATFGRINTWVAVAATVVYADFEETTPEEFRRLMEVNFMGQVHGFQVALPHLRRAGGGALVSVGSGETVISMPLNSAYAASKHAVEGMIDALRRELKASGTPVSVTSIKPAAINTPFFTNGRNKMDVKPKGAPPFYDPSVVADCVLFAAAHPVRDLYAGGAAKLMKLTQHLTPRLADACLAKFGIPLERTDEPAENADGNLYETSGDARVQGDFSKQALPASPYTWLATHPAVRRLLLVGAAGAVGARLVGARAVRQS; from the coding sequence ATGGCAAGGATCAAGCTGGAGCCGCTCGCGCAGCAGGTGGTTGTCGTTGCTGGGGGATCCAGCGGAATCGGAAGAGAGACGGCGATTCGTCTGGCCGCCGCAGGAGCCGAGGTCGTGGTGGCGGCGCGGAACGAAAATGGGCTTGCGACACTCGTGCGTCAGATCGAGGACGCAGGTGGCAAGGCGGTCTACGCGGTGTGTGACGTCAGCGACCGGGCTCAGGTCGAGGCCGTTGCCGAACTGGCCGTGGCGACATTCGGTCGCATCAATACCTGGGTCGCGGTGGCCGCGACGGTCGTCTATGCGGATTTCGAGGAGACCACGCCCGAGGAATTCCGTCGGCTCATGGAGGTCAACTTCATGGGGCAGGTGCACGGTTTCCAGGTCGCGCTACCGCACCTGCGGCGTGCCGGGGGAGGAGCGTTGGTATCGGTCGGATCGGGCGAGACGGTGATTTCCATGCCGCTCAACAGTGCCTATGCCGCGTCCAAGCACGCGGTGGAAGGGATGATCGATGCGCTGCGGCGCGAGCTGAAAGCCTCCGGCACACCGGTTTCCGTCACCAGCATCAAACCGGCCGCGATCAACACGCCCTTCTTCACCAACGGCCGCAACAAGATGGACGTGAAACCGAAGGGTGCCCCGCCCTTCTATGATCCGTCCGTTGTCGCGGACTGCGTGCTGTTCGCCGCCGCACACCCGGTGCGCGATCTCTATGCCGGGGGCGCGGCCAAACTGATGAAGCTGACCCAGCACCTCACTCCGAGGCTGGCCGACGCCTGCCTGGCCAAGTTCGGTATCCCGTTGGAGCGCACAGACGAGCCGGCCGAGAACGCGGACGGCAATCTGTACGAGACCAGTGGAGATGCTCGTGTACAAGGCGATTTCAGCAAGCAAGCCCTCCCCGCCAGTCCCTACACGTGGTTGGCGACGCACCCCGCCGTCCGGCGCCTGCTCTTGGTCGGTGCCGCGGGTGCGGTGGGAGCAAGGCTGGTCGGGGCGCGCGCGGTGCGTCAGTCCTGA
- a CDS encoding class I adenylate-forming enzyme family protein: MRHIAELPEVRAAADPHGHCIADDTVTLSNAQFHTRVDAAASVLHRAGVRPDDVVAVVLPNRVDLVVVLFAAWRLGAAVTPVNPGLTDDDIAYQVEDSGAVVVIGESGRPAITLDIAALAEHAGPVAAAASSDDLALIIYTSGTTGRPKGVLLGHENLAAMCAMIIESLGLNETDHSLLILPLFHVNGIVVSVLSPLLAGGRTTIAGKFSASGFFDTVEVVRPTYFSAVPAIYAMLVAQPDGPRPDNSSLRLAICGAAPMPAELIARFEQRFGVPIVEGYGLSEGTCASTLNPAAGQRKPGTVGLPLPGQTVAIMDIDGALSAPGEPGEVVIRGANVMRGYLGRPAETAKTVVDGWLHTGDVGYFDADGYLVLVDRIKDMIIRAGENLYPKEIENALYRHPAVHEAAVVGMPDAVLGEVPVAHVVAAPHATVTAEELIAHCRTELAAFKVPAAIVLTAEMPRNPVGKIDKKQLRLSAART; encoded by the coding sequence ATGCGACACATCGCCGAATTGCCCGAGGTCAGAGCCGCTGCCGACCCGCACGGACACTGCATCGCCGACGACACCGTCACGCTGTCCAACGCGCAGTTCCATACTCGGGTCGACGCCGCCGCCTCGGTCCTGCATCGTGCGGGTGTGCGGCCCGACGACGTCGTCGCGGTGGTGCTGCCCAACCGGGTAGACCTCGTGGTGGTCCTGTTCGCGGCCTGGCGGCTCGGCGCCGCGGTCACTCCGGTGAATCCAGGGCTCACCGACGACGATATCGCCTATCAGGTCGAAGACTCCGGTGCCGTCGTCGTCATCGGTGAATCCGGCAGGCCCGCAATCACTCTCGACATCGCGGCACTGGCCGAGCATGCCGGTCCCGTCGCGGCCGCCGCATCGTCCGACGATCTCGCCCTGATCATCTACACCAGCGGCACCACAGGCAGGCCCAAGGGTGTGCTGCTCGGTCACGAGAACCTCGCCGCCATGTGCGCGATGATCATCGAGTCACTCGGTCTGAACGAGACCGACCACAGCTTGCTGATCCTGCCGCTGTTCCACGTCAACGGCATCGTGGTCAGCGTGCTGTCGCCACTGCTGGCAGGCGGACGCACCACCATCGCCGGAAAGTTCTCCGCTTCAGGCTTTTTCGATACGGTCGAAGTTGTCCGACCCACCTATTTCTCGGCGGTGCCCGCTATCTACGCGATGCTGGTGGCCCAGCCCGACGGTCCTCGTCCCGACAACTCCTCGTTGCGCTTGGCGATCTGCGGTGCCGCGCCGATGCCCGCCGAGCTCATCGCCCGGTTCGAGCAGCGTTTCGGTGTGCCGATCGTCGAGGGGTACGGTCTGTCCGAGGGAACCTGTGCGTCGACGCTCAATCCCGCAGCGGGCCAACGCAAGCCGGGAACGGTCGGGCTACCGTTGCCCGGTCAGACCGTGGCGATCATGGATATCGACGGTGCGTTGTCGGCTCCTGGTGAACCCGGCGAAGTCGTCATTCGCGGAGCGAACGTGATGCGCGGCTACCTCGGCAGGCCGGCGGAGACGGCGAAGACCGTCGTGGACGGCTGGCTGCACACCGGCGATGTCGGCTATTTCGATGCCGACGGCTATCTGGTGCTGGTCGACCGGATCAAGGACATGATCATCCGGGCGGGGGAGAACCTGTACCCCAAGGAAATCGAGAACGCGCTCTACCGCCATCCCGCCGTCCACGAAGCCGCGGTCGTCGGTATGCCCGACGCCGTGCTGGGCGAGGTGCCGGTCGCCCACGTGGTCGCCGCGCCACACGCCACGGTCACCGCCGAAGAGCTGATCGCGCATTGCCGCACCGAACTCGCGGCCTTCAAGGTTCCCGCCGCGATCGTGTTGACCGCGGAGATGCCACGCAATCCGGTCGGCAAGATCGACAAGAAGCAGCTGCGGCTCTCGGCCGCGCGAACCTGA
- a CDS encoding helix-turn-helix domain-containing protein → MAHDNDPLVRAVAGRIKADLDHLSPRMTAMFTDVIPEFRHDDEVRRLMVASTESNLSAILDMLTLTIGLDDITVPPAAAEYARRFAQHDLSLEALLRAYRLGENMFVQWTMTLLAELNPPTDVAMATAARIAYLVNSYIDQVIEGLIDIYESERRRWDARTDAARAAQVRAVVDADDLDVASAEQMLSASLRGWHQFATLWTPPGTRDPRASLRAGTALLAAATGKTPMTVEVDDHNRWVWISSVARPVLDTEQLAHDLRAHPNLSITLGDPATGLEGFRQTFRDAQQARAVALTRREPGLTVHADVALTALFADRVPEMQVWAERVLGALLGTDETAARLRETVRAFLDARGSYTDAAARLHVHKNTVHYRVRKAEELLGHPLGERRLDIEVALLTCAQLGIPEAPREPRRSRRRSAEATGDDAT, encoded by the coding sequence ATGGCCCACGACAACGATCCACTGGTGCGTGCGGTGGCGGGCCGGATCAAAGCCGACCTGGACCACCTGTCACCACGGATGACCGCGATGTTCACCGACGTCATCCCCGAATTCCGGCACGACGACGAAGTACGCAGGCTGATGGTGGCCAGCACCGAGTCCAACCTGTCCGCGATCCTGGACATGCTCACCCTGACCATCGGCCTCGACGACATCACCGTGCCGCCCGCCGCCGCCGAGTACGCCCGCCGCTTCGCCCAGCACGACCTGTCGCTGGAGGCACTGCTGCGCGCCTACCGGCTCGGCGAGAACATGTTCGTCCAGTGGACGATGACGTTGCTCGCCGAGCTGAACCCGCCCACCGACGTGGCGATGGCCACCGCGGCCCGCATCGCCTACCTGGTCAACAGCTATATCGACCAGGTGATCGAGGGCTTGATCGATATCTACGAGAGCGAGCGCCGCCGCTGGGACGCGCGCACCGACGCCGCCCGAGCCGCGCAGGTACGCGCCGTCGTGGACGCGGATGACCTGGATGTGGCCTCGGCCGAGCAGATGCTGTCGGCCTCCTTGCGCGGCTGGCACCAGTTCGCGACGCTGTGGACACCACCGGGAACCCGCGATCCTCGCGCGTCCCTGCGCGCGGGCACCGCCCTGCTGGCGGCCGCGACCGGCAAGACGCCGATGACCGTGGAGGTCGACGATCACAACCGATGGGTGTGGATCTCCTCGGTGGCCCGACCCGTGCTCGACACCGAACAGCTCGCCCACGATCTGCGTGCGCATCCGAATCTGTCGATCACCCTGGGCGATCCGGCCACCGGCCTCGAAGGATTCCGCCAGACCTTCCGCGACGCCCAGCAAGCCCGCGCCGTCGCACTGACCAGGCGAGAACCCGGACTCACCGTCCATGCCGACGTGGCGTTGACCGCCCTGTTCGCCGACCGGGTGCCCGAGATGCAGGTGTGGGCCGAGCGCGTGCTCGGCGCACTGCTGGGCACCGACGAGACCGCAGCGCGGCTACGCGAGACCGTCCGCGCGTTCCTCGACGCCCGCGGTAGCTACACCGACGCCGCCGCACGGCTGCACGTCCACAAGAACACCGTCCACTACCGCGTGCGCAAAGCCGAAGAGCTGCTCGGACATCCGCTCGGCGAGCGCAGGCTCGACATCGAAGTGGCCCTGCTGACCTGCGCCCAACTGGGGATCCCCGAGGCTCCTCGCGAGCCCCGGCGAAGCCGTCGCAGGTCAGCGGAGGCGACAGGCGACGACGCGACCTGA
- a CDS encoding SDR family oxidoreductase, producing the protein MTTTTSTSSSFPLAGRTMIMSGGSRGIGLAIAVAAAREGANIVLLAKTDTPDPRLPGTIHTAAAEIEAAGGKALAVVGDVRDEASVTDAVARAVERFGGIDYCVNNASAIALAPTEELPIKRFDLMQQIQLRGTYLLSSACLPHLRRSDNAHILSLSPPLNLAPEWLGAHPAYMLAKYGMSLLTLGWAAEYAEHGVAGNCLWPETLIATAAVQNLLGGDDAIAKARTPQIMADAAVALLRKDARSVTGNTFLDVEVLRAEGVTDFSPYGGEGDLEYDIFVDPPHQRDHA; encoded by the coding sequence ATGACCACGACCACATCCACGAGTTCCTCGTTCCCACTGGCCGGGCGCACCATGATCATGTCGGGCGGCAGCCGCGGCATCGGGCTGGCGATCGCTGTCGCCGCCGCCCGTGAAGGCGCCAACATCGTGCTGCTCGCCAAGACCGATACGCCCGATCCCCGACTGCCGGGCACCATCCACACCGCCGCCGCCGAGATCGAGGCCGCAGGCGGAAAAGCGCTCGCCGTGGTCGGTGATGTGCGCGACGAAGCCTCGGTCACCGACGCGGTGGCCCGCGCGGTCGAGCGTTTCGGCGGCATCGACTACTGCGTGAACAACGCCTCGGCGATCGCCCTCGCCCCCACCGAGGAACTGCCGATCAAGCGATTCGACCTGATGCAGCAGATCCAGCTGCGCGGCACCTACCTGCTCTCGAGCGCCTGCCTGCCACACCTGCGCCGCAGCGACAACGCCCACATCCTGAGCCTGTCGCCGCCGCTGAACCTCGCACCCGAATGGCTCGGCGCCCACCCCGCCTACATGCTCGCCAAATACGGCATGTCACTGCTCACGCTGGGCTGGGCAGCCGAATACGCCGAACACGGCGTCGCCGGCAACTGCCTGTGGCCCGAGACCCTGATCGCCACCGCCGCGGTGCAGAACCTGCTAGGCGGCGACGACGCGATCGCCAAAGCCCGCACCCCGCAGATCATGGCCGATGCCGCCGTGGCGCTCCTGCGCAAGGACGCGCGATCGGTCACCGGAAACACCTTCCTCGACGTCGAGGTGCTGCGCGCCGAGGGCGTTACCGACTTCTCGCCCTATGGCGGCGAAGGCGACCTGGAATACGACATCTTCGTCGACCCGCCGCACCAGCGAGATCACGCCTGA
- a CDS encoding PaaX domain-containing protein, C- domain protein, translating into MKSAVTGFDALVRPVSARSAVIRILIAADSPTTTSSEICAATTAVGYPETTVRVAVSRMVAAGELIREHRAYTLDPALRARRTELAAPPVRPWDGDWEQVVITAAGRPSAERAALRARLLSLRLAELREGVWLRPANLVRPLPADLTTATIQFRLREVDNPAALITALWPLADWSSRARLLLDAIENPDPAARFAAVCAALDLLTTDPALPEALQPDDWPVGALRAETSAYLAWVRQLGL; encoded by the coding sequence GTGAAATCCGCTGTCACCGGCTTCGACGCGCTGGTCCGTCCGGTGTCAGCCCGTTCGGCGGTGATCCGCATTCTGATCGCGGCCGATTCGCCGACGACGACCTCGAGCGAGATCTGTGCTGCCACCACCGCCGTCGGCTATCCGGAAACGACGGTGCGCGTCGCGGTGTCACGGATGGTGGCCGCGGGCGAGCTGATCCGCGAACATCGCGCCTACACGCTCGACCCGGCGCTGCGCGCCCGCCGGACCGAACTGGCCGCGCCGCCCGTTCGCCCCTGGGACGGGGATTGGGAGCAGGTTGTCATCACTGCCGCGGGCCGGCCGTCAGCCGAGCGCGCGGCGCTGCGTGCCAGACTGCTCTCGCTGCGCCTCGCGGAACTGCGCGAAGGGGTCTGGCTGCGGCCGGCAAATCTCGTCCGCCCGCTGCCCGCTGACCTGACCACAGCCACGATCCAGTTCCGGCTACGGGAAGTCGACAACCCCGCCGCACTGATCACTGCGCTGTGGCCCTTGGCCGATTGGTCGTCGCGTGCGCGCCTGTTGCTCGACGCCATCGAAAACCCCGACCCGGCAGCAAGATTCGCCGCTGTGTGCGCCGCGCTCGACCTGCTCACCACCGACCCCGCCCTTCCCGAGGCGTTGCAGCCTGATGATTGGCCCGTCGGCGCCCTCCGGGCCGAGACGTCGGCCTATCTCGCCTGGGTACGGCAACTCGGCCTGTAG
- a CDS encoding phytoene desaturase family protein, giving the protein MTTATVVGSGPNGLAAAITLARAGVEVTVLEAADTIGGGTRSSEAILPGLLHDHCSAIHPMAVGSPFLRRIDLERYGLRWAWPELDCVHPLDDGTAGVLHRSVAETATGLGADERLWRTLFERPVVDYDVFGTDIMRPLLRIPRHPIRLARFGIPATAPAALLARAFRTEAGRALFGGVAAHAFQPLERPLSASVGLGILTAGHRYGWAVAVGGSQRIADSMVAVLADHGGKVETGVRVRSVADLPPSDITIWDLAPTALAEILADRLPARISRAYHRFRYGPGAFKVDFAVDGGIPWITEAAHRAGTVHLGGSFAEIAAGERDIHAGRMPQRPFVLVGQQYLADPQRSAGSVHPVWTYAHVPNGYTGDATEAIIAQIERFAPGFRDRVVGLTTRTTTEFADYNPNYVGGNIMTGAKNIPQLVFGPRKTLQPYDTGLAGHYLCSAATPPGPGAHGMCGVNAAERALRRLR; this is encoded by the coding sequence ATGACAACGGCGACAGTGGTCGGCAGCGGCCCCAACGGGCTGGCCGCGGCTATCACCCTGGCCCGCGCGGGCGTGGAGGTGACCGTCCTCGAAGCGGCCGACACGATCGGCGGCGGCACCCGCTCGAGCGAGGCGATCCTGCCCGGTCTGCTGCACGACCACTGCTCGGCCATCCACCCGATGGCCGTGGGCTCGCCGTTCCTGCGGCGCATCGACCTGGAACGGTACGGATTGCGGTGGGCGTGGCCGGAACTCGACTGCGTCCACCCGCTCGACGACGGCACCGCCGGTGTGCTGCACCGCTCGGTCGCCGAGACCGCCACGGGGCTCGGTGCCGATGAACGGCTGTGGCGCACGTTGTTCGAACGCCCGGTCGTCGACTACGACGTCTTCGGCACAGACATCATGCGCCCGCTGCTACGCATTCCCCGCCATCCGATTCGCTTGGCGCGCTTCGGCATTCCCGCGACAGCGCCCGCCGCGCTGCTCGCGCGAGCTTTCCGCACCGAAGCGGGACGGGCACTGTTCGGTGGCGTCGCCGCGCACGCCTTCCAGCCCCTCGAACGCCCGTTGAGTGCCAGCGTCGGGCTCGGCATCCTGACGGCGGGACACCGCTACGGCTGGGCGGTCGCGGTCGGCGGATCCCAGCGGATCGCCGACAGCATGGTCGCGGTACTGGCCGATCACGGCGGAAAGGTCGAGACCGGCGTCCGCGTGCGCTCCGTTGCCGACCTACCGCCGTCCGACATCACCATCTGGGACCTCGCCCCGACGGCGCTGGCGGAGATCCTCGCTGACCGACTTCCTGCTCGAATTTCACGCGCCTACCACCGATTCCGCTACGGGCCCGGTGCTTTCAAGGTCGACTTCGCCGTCGACGGCGGCATCCCGTGGATCACCGAGGCCGCCCATCGCGCGGGCACAGTCCACCTGGGCGGCTCCTTCGCCGAGATCGCCGCCGGCGAACGCGACATCCACGCCGGCCGAATGCCACAGCGACCCTTCGTCCTGGTCGGCCAGCAATACCTCGCCGACCCGCAACGATCAGCAGGATCGGTCCACCCCGTCTGGACCTATGCCCACGTGCCCAACGGCTACACCGGCGACGCCACCGAAGCGATCATCGCCCAGATCGAACGGTTCGCACCAGGCTTCCGAGACCGCGTAGTCGGCCTCACCACCCGCACCACCACGGAATTCGCCGACTACAACCCCAACTACGTCGGCGGCAACATCATGACCGGCGCCAAGAACATCCCCCAACTGGTCTTCGGCCCCCGAAAAACTCTGCAGCCCTACGACACCGGCCTCGCCGGCCACTATCTGTGCTCGGCAGCCACCCCGCCGGGCCCCGGCGCGCACGGCATGTGCGGGGTCAACGCCGCCGAACGAGCACTGCGACGGCTGCGGTAA